The DNA region CTGGTTTAGTAAGTGCCATGATGGCTATAGCCGTCTACAGGAGGTGGAAGGAATGATTCCTCTTCAATTCATCACTGCATTCCTCTTAGTATTCATGGGGCTCTACGCTTTCCTGTACAAGCGTAACTTGATTAAGCTCATCTTAGCCCTGAACATTATCGACGCAGGAATTCACTTGCTTTTAATAAGCTTTGGCTACCGCTTGGAAGATGGAACACTACCCACAGCGCCGATTTACACAGGCTATGAGACGCTAAAAGGAACGCCTATGGTTGGTCCAATTCCTCAAGCTTTGGTGCTCACATCAATTGTCATTGGAGTTTGTATCCTCGCTCTGGCTATGGCATTGACGATTAACGCTTACAGGCACTACGGAAGCTTAGACATCAACAAGTTAAGGAGGTTGAGAGGATGAGCGCTTTACCATTCTTAATTATCATCCCTCTCTTAGGAGCATTTTCAATGCCCATCATCAGCTTATTCGGAGAGAAAGCGAGAAGCGCCTGGGCCATGTTGGTGAGTGCATTAACTTTAGGCGTTGCCTCCAAGGTGTTCTACGATGTGTGGAGCACCAAGCAACTGATAGTCTATACCTTGGGAGATACCACACCACTAGGAAAAGGCGTGAACTTCCCAATAAGAATCCTCTGGGAAGTTGATTTACTTGGGGCCCTAATGGCTCTTATAGTAACCTTCGTGGGATTCATGGCCATAATCTACTCCATCGAATACATGAAGCACGACACTGGACTGGAGAAGTACTACACCTTAATCCTGGTCTTGGAACTCGGAATGCTTGGTATAGTAATTACAGGGGATATGTTCAACTTCTACGTGTTCCTTGAGATAATGAGCATAGCGAGCTACGCTTTGGTGGCCTTTAGGAACGATACATGGGAGGGCATTGAAGCGGGTATTAAGTACATGTTCGTTGGTTCCTTAGCGAGCTCATTCATCCTCTTAGGAATTGCACTCCTATACGGGCAGTATGGAACCCTAACAATGAGCTACCTTGCAGTGAAGATAGCTCAAAACCCAACTTTAGTAAGCAAAGTGGCTTTAGGGTTCTTCATAGGCGGGCTCTTGTTTAAGAGCGGTGCTGTTCCAGTTCACATGTGGCTATCAGATGCTCACCCAGCAGCACCGAGCTCAATTAGCGCTATGCTCTCTGGTTTGGTCATAAAGGTGGGTGGAGTTTACGCTTTAACTAGAATTGCTTTCAGCATTTACGCAACGAGCATAAGCATAAAGACAGTTGGATGGATAATAATTTTCTTTGGATGCGTGACGTTAATAGTTGGAAATGCAATGGCAGTTATTCAAACGGATATGAAGAGACTATTTGCTTTCTCAAGTGTCGGTCAAATAGGCTACATTCTCTTGGGTATAGGCATTGGATTGACAGCCTACGGCACGAAAGTTGGAGACATAGCATTGGCGGGTGCAATATACCACATTATCAACCACGCCTTGATGAAGGCTCTCCTCTTCCTTGTCGCTGGTGCAGTGCTCCACCAAGTTGGGACTAAGAATCTCAACGAGCTCAGCGGATTGGCTAAGAAGATGCCCCTCACAAGCTTTGCCTTCCTTATTGGAGCTGCTGCAATAGTAGGTTTGCCACCTTTGAACGGCTTTGCAAGCAAGTGGCTAATCTATGAGAGCTCTGCTCTGTACAACCCATTCCTAGCGGCCATAGCAGTGTTGGGCACAGCCTTCTGTACAGCAGCTTACATTAGGGTTCTCTTCACGTTCTTTGGAAGGCCGAGCGAAGTAGTGGAGAATGCAAAAGAGCCAGGAAAAGCAATGATAATTCCAATGCTGATATTAATACTCGCAATAATCATAATGGGACTCTTCCCATGGCAGATAAGCGACAAAATAATGCTTCCAACCGTTGACATGATTAAGGATCAGCTTCACTACGTTGTGGCAGTTATAGGAGGTGCTTGAGATGTTTGGATATTGGGATGCCCTTTACTTCCTCTATGTTTTAGCGATAGGCATGATCATCGCTTACATGCTCTTTAAGTGGGCTGAAAGGTCTAGTATGGGGACTAGGAGAACCGGCGACGGTACTAAGATATTTATCAGCGGTGAGGATGAGGACAACGTAATTCCACAATTCGAACACTTTCAGGGCTATTACACAGGAAGACACACTATGTGGGGCTTGATTAGGGGAATACACAGAATGTTCCTCATATTTAGGAGAGAGCACACAGGATTGCTGACGGACTATGTGGCATATTTGCTGATAACAACGGCCGTAGTCCTAGGCGCTTTGGTAATATGGGGGTGAGTAGATGAGTGAAGAGAGGAGAGAATTAGAAAAGAGAATTGCAAAACTATGCAAGTACATAGGAAGATCACCTTGGGTATTTCACGTTAACAGCGGATCATGCAACGGATGTGATATCGAGATTATTGCGGCACTAACCCCAAGATATGACGCGGAGAGGTTTGGTGTGAAATTAGTTGGAACCCCAAGGCACGCAGATATTTTGCTGGTAACAGGGCCAATTACCGACCAAAGCTTGGAGAGGGTTAAGTTAGTCTATGAGCAAACACCAGACCCAAAGGTTGTGATGGCAATTGGGGCGTGCCCCACTGGTGGCAGTGTTTTCTTTGAGAGTCCATTCACCAACGCACCTTTAGACAAGCACATCCCTGTAGATGTCTTCATCCCAGGATGCCCACCAAGGCCAGAAGCGATCCTACATGGTGTTGTTTTAGCTTTGGAGAAGCTTATAAAAAAGATAGAAGGTGAGAAGGAATGACTCCTGAGGAATTCATTGAGAGAATAAAGGAGAAGTTTGAAGTTGACGCTCACATTTCCGAGAACAAGATGCCAC from Palaeococcus pacificus DY20341 includes:
- a CDS encoding NADH-quinone oxidoreductase subunit K; this translates as MIPLQFITAFLLVFMGLYAFLYKRNLIKLILALNIIDAGIHLLLISFGYRLEDGTLPTAPIYTGYETLKGTPMVGPIPQALVLTSIVIGVCILALAMALTINAYRHYGSLDINKLRRLRG
- a CDS encoding proton-conducting transporter transmembrane domain-containing protein, whose amino-acid sequence is MSALPFLIIIPLLGAFSMPIISLFGEKARSAWAMLVSALTLGVASKVFYDVWSTKQLIVYTLGDTTPLGKGVNFPIRILWEVDLLGALMALIVTFVGFMAIIYSIEYMKHDTGLEKYYTLILVLELGMLGIVITGDMFNFYVFLEIMSIASYALVAFRNDTWEGIEAGIKYMFVGSLASSFILLGIALLYGQYGTLTMSYLAVKIAQNPTLVSKVALGFFIGGLLFKSGAVPVHMWLSDAHPAAPSSISAMLSGLVIKVGGVYALTRIAFSIYATSISIKTVGWIIIFFGCVTLIVGNAMAVIQTDMKRLFAFSSVGQIGYILLGIGIGLTAYGTKVGDIALAGAIYHIINHALMKALLFLVAGAVLHQVGTKNLNELSGLAKKMPLTSFAFLIGAAAIVGLPPLNGFASKWLIYESSALYNPFLAAIAVLGTAFCTAAYIRVLFTFFGRPSEVVENAKEPGKAMIIPMLILILAIIIMGLFPWQISDKIMLPTVDMIKDQLHYVVAVIGGA
- a CDS encoding NADH-quinone oxidoreductase subunit B family protein; the protein is MSEERRELEKRIAKLCKYIGRSPWVFHVNSGSCNGCDIEIIAALTPRYDAERFGVKLVGTPRHADILLVTGPITDQSLERVKLVYEQTPDPKVVMAIGACPTGGSVFFESPFTNAPLDKHIPVDVFIPGCPPRPEAILHGVVLALEKLIKKIEGEKE